One Corynebacterium uterequi DNA segment encodes these proteins:
- a CDS encoding nucleoside hydrolase, producing the protein MSKKIILDLDTGIDDALALAYALGSEELELIGVTGTYGNVLVETGVRNALALLELFGAPEVPVFAGPTHASTKDSFEVLPVSEFIHGRNGVGEAELPEPTGSVQEQSAVDFLIESVRKYGDDLVIVPTGPSTTITAAIEADETFARNAHIVMMGGALLVPGNVSPVAEANVNQDPEATDALFRTAADVTMIGLDVTLQTLLTYQETATWRELGTVGGRFLADATDYYIKSYETNAPHLGGCGLHDPLAVGVAADPSLVGLHHTNLKVDLDGELRGRVISDETRLNNPVKTAHVAITVDVERFLAEFMERLTRVAAATAAI; encoded by the coding sequence GTGAGCAAGAAAATCATCCTCGACCTGGATACCGGCATTGACGACGCCCTAGCCCTGGCCTATGCGTTGGGCTCTGAGGAGCTTGAGCTCATTGGTGTCACTGGTACCTACGGCAACGTCCTCGTCGAAACCGGGGTGCGTAACGCCCTGGCCCTGCTGGAGCTGTTCGGCGCGCCGGAGGTTCCGGTGTTCGCCGGGCCGACGCACGCGTCGACGAAGGATTCCTTCGAGGTGCTGCCCGTCTCCGAGTTCATCCACGGGCGCAACGGCGTCGGCGAGGCGGAGCTTCCCGAGCCCACCGGCAGCGTGCAGGAACAGTCCGCGGTGGACTTCCTCATCGAATCGGTGCGGAAGTACGGGGATGACCTCGTGATCGTGCCCACCGGTCCGTCGACGACCATTACAGCGGCGATCGAGGCCGACGAGACCTTCGCACGCAACGCCCATATCGTCATGATGGGCGGGGCGCTGCTGGTTCCGGGCAATGTTTCCCCCGTGGCTGAGGCCAACGTCAATCAGGACCCCGAGGCCACCGACGCGCTGTTCCGCACCGCCGCGGACGTCACCATGATCGGCCTCGACGTCACCCTGCAGACGCTGCTCACCTACCAGGAGACCGCGACCTGGCGTGAGCTCGGCACCGTCGGTGGACGCTTCTTGGCCGATGCCACGGACTACTACATCAAGTCCTACGAGACGAACGCCCCGCACTTGGGTGGCTGTGGTCTGCATGACCCGCTGGCCGTCGGCGTGGCTGCGGACCCGAGCCTGGTCGGCCTGCACCACACGAACCTCAAGGTAGATCTTGACGGTGAGCTGCGCGGGCGTGTCATCTCCGACGAGACCCGTCTCAACAACCCAGTCAAGACCGCCCACGTGGCGATCACCGTGGACGTCGAGCGTTTCCTGGCCGAGTTCATGGAGCGGCTCACTCGCGTCGCTGCTGCAACCGCCGCGATCTAA
- a CDS encoding ribonuclease J — MNEPRNRSRKVTRKAGPPETEHTAASTKEAAAVFKAPEKADMTTESAESGKAAQNGSGNRSRNRRGGRGRGNGGNGNGGNRGRRNVVKSMQGNDLTKRLPEPPKAPKGGVRLYNLGGISEIGRNMTVFEYNGRLLIVDVGVLFPSSGEPGVDLILPDFGPIENKLDKIDGIVVTHGHEDHIGAIPWILKLRHDIPIYSAKFTLALIEAKTKEHRQRPKLHEVNKDSDIQIGEFRLRFWTVGHSIPDALGVSIKAGNNHIVMTGDIKLDQTPYDGKPTDLPALSRLGDEGIDLFLVDSTNATTPGISSSEAGIESTFISLVGRARQRVILASFASNVSRVQMAVNAAVAANRKVAFNGRSMIRNMEIAEKMGYLKAPKGTIVSLDEASKMAPHKVMLITTGTQGEPMAALSRMSRREHRQITVRDGDMIILSSSLIPGNEEAVFAVINNLAQIGAEVVTSKDANVHASGHGYAGELLFLYNAARPKNAMPVHGEWRHLRANKELAIATGVPRDNVVLAQNGVVVDLVNGKAQVTGQMPVGHLYVDGVTMGDVDSDVLTDRTHLGAGGVISITCIIDDSTGRLVEPPSVSTTGFADDDRGVIPEVTDMVEGTMTDMAAQGENDTYRIVQQLRRRVSRAINQKWKREPVILPTVIAMNTGSLVIDDDDVTSARESL; from the coding sequence ATGAATGAACCCCGTAATCGGTCCCGGAAGGTAACCCGTAAGGCAGGCCCGCCGGAGACCGAGCACACCGCCGCGTCCACTAAGGAGGCGGCGGCCGTGTTCAAGGCGCCGGAAAAGGCGGATATGACCACGGAGTCGGCGGAGTCCGGCAAGGCTGCGCAGAACGGCAGCGGGAACCGCTCCCGCAATCGGCGTGGTGGCCGAGGCCGTGGCAACGGCGGCAACGGCAACGGTGGTAACCGGGGGCGCCGCAACGTCGTGAAGTCCATGCAGGGCAACGATTTGACCAAGCGCCTGCCCGAGCCGCCGAAGGCCCCCAAGGGCGGCGTTCGCCTCTACAACCTCGGCGGTATCTCCGAAATCGGCCGCAATATGACGGTCTTCGAGTACAACGGCCGCCTGCTCATCGTCGACGTGGGAGTGCTGTTTCCCTCCTCGGGTGAGCCGGGCGTGGACCTCATCCTCCCGGACTTCGGGCCTATCGAGAACAAGCTGGACAAGATCGACGGCATCGTCGTCACGCACGGCCATGAGGACCACATCGGGGCTATCCCGTGGATCCTCAAGCTGCGGCACGATATCCCTATCTATTCCGCGAAGTTCACCCTTGCCCTGATCGAGGCGAAGACGAAGGAACACCGGCAGCGTCCCAAGCTGCACGAGGTCAACAAGGACTCGGACATCCAGATCGGGGAGTTCCGTCTGCGTTTTTGGACCGTCGGCCACTCCATCCCGGATGCGCTGGGTGTGTCCATCAAGGCAGGCAACAACCACATCGTCATGACCGGCGACATTAAGCTGGATCAGACGCCGTACGACGGCAAGCCGACGGATCTTCCGGCCCTGTCGCGGCTAGGCGACGAAGGCATCGACCTGTTCTTGGTCGACTCAACGAATGCCACCACGCCGGGCATCTCTAGCTCCGAGGCAGGCATCGAAAGCACCTTCATCTCCTTGGTGGGCCGCGCCCGGCAGCGGGTTATCCTCGCGTCCTTCGCGTCGAATGTGTCCCGCGTCCAGATGGCCGTGAACGCGGCCGTCGCGGCGAACCGCAAGGTGGCGTTCAACGGCCGGTCGATGATCCGCAACATGGAAATCGCGGAGAAGATGGGCTACCTCAAGGCCCCGAAGGGTACCATCGTCTCGCTCGACGAGGCGTCGAAGATGGCTCCCCACAAGGTCATGCTCATCACCACCGGCACCCAGGGCGAGCCCATGGCGGCGTTGAGCCGGATGTCTCGCCGTGAGCATCGTCAGATCACGGTCCGGGACGGGGACATGATTATCCTGTCGTCCTCGCTCATTCCGGGCAATGAAGAGGCCGTGTTTGCGGTCATTAACAACCTCGCCCAGATTGGCGCCGAGGTCGTCACGAGCAAGGACGCCAACGTCCACGCTTCCGGCCACGGTTACGCTGGTGAACTGCTGTTCCTCTACAACGCTGCCCGGCCGAAGAACGCTATGCCAGTGCACGGCGAGTGGCGGCATCTGCGGGCGAACAAGGAGCTGGCGATCGCTACCGGCGTGCCGCGGGACAACGTCGTGCTGGCCCAAAACGGTGTGGTGGTCGATCTCGTCAACGGCAAGGCTCAGGTGACCGGGCAGATGCCGGTGGGTCACCTCTACGTAGACGGCGTGACCATGGGCGATGTGGACTCCGACGTGCTGACCGACCGCACCCACCTGGGTGCCGGCGGCGTCATCTCGATCACGTGCATCATTGACGATTCGACGGGCCGCCTCGTGGAGCCGCCGAGCGTTTCCACCACCGGCTTCGCCGACGACGACCGGGGCGTCATCCCCGAGGTGACGGACATGGTGGAGGGCACCATGACGGATATGGCCGCCCAGGGCGAGAACGACACGTACCGCATCGTGCAGCAGCTTCGACGTCGTGTGTCGCGCGCGATTAACCAGAAGTGGAAGCGCGAGCCGGTGATCCTGCCTACCGTCATCGCGATGAATACGGGATCGCTCGTCATCGACGATGATGACGTGACCTCCGCCCGCGAGTCGCTCTAG
- a CDS encoding AMIN-like domain-containing (lipo)protein, whose amino-acid sequence MTQRPLLPRSARKLSIAALSAASALLLAACTHGADAPVAPRTTTMTASPQASAPDEHSGTTSAGANATTEPSEASLNAGAEKRDKKDKAQAPEGAWNLAITDVRVGEHSDFDRVVVEFLGEGTPGWNAAYAKQAHQQGSGFPVELAGDSYLQVMIEGVGISIDHGHPDFEVGPVEDSAVGHIAEVYHGGVFEGQSQLVIGLEGRARAYSVTTLENPTRLVIDISN is encoded by the coding sequence ATGACACAGCGACCACTCCTCCCCCGCTCCGCGCGGAAACTATCCATCGCCGCCCTGTCCGCCGCATCGGCGCTGTTGCTGGCCGCCTGTACCCACGGCGCGGACGCCCCAGTGGCCCCCCGCACGACCACGATGACCGCCAGCCCGCAGGCCAGCGCCCCCGATGAGCACTCCGGGACAACCTCCGCTGGGGCGAACGCCACGACCGAACCCTCCGAGGCGAGCCTCAATGCCGGCGCCGAAAAGAGGGACAAGAAAGACAAAGCCCAGGCCCCCGAAGGCGCCTGGAATCTGGCTATTACCGACGTGCGCGTCGGCGAACACTCCGACTTCGACCGGGTCGTCGTCGAGTTCTTAGGCGAGGGCACGCCGGGGTGGAACGCGGCGTACGCCAAGCAAGCCCACCAGCAGGGATCAGGTTTTCCGGTTGAGCTCGCTGGTGACAGCTACCTCCAGGTGATGATCGAGGGCGTGGGCATCTCCATCGACCACGGGCACCCCGACTTCGAGGTAGGCCCGGTCGAGGATTCCGCGGTCGGCCACATCGCTGAGGTCTATCACGGCGGCGTCTTCGAAGGCCAGTCCCAGCTGGTCATTGGCCTTGAAGGCCGGGCGCGCGCCTACTCGGTGACAACCCTTGAGAACCCGACGCGCCTCGTCATCGATATCTCCAACTAG
- a CDS encoding permease, whose amino-acid sequence MLLAVNQLAGPVVTLPGQVESWAAITVAIVLQALPFLVLGIIVSSVISALLPAQTLGRILPRNPLTAVPVTAGAGMLLPGCECGSVPVAQSLMRRGVTPAAALAFLLASPAINPVVLVSTAVAFQGNPRMVLARFLASILAAIAVGWLWLSLGRGRLDASATSPDPHAVNSGRWEAFRATAMHDLLHTGGYLVLGAMLAAAIKVLVPAGWFEYLGNNPWLAVLLMAALAVVMSLCSEADAFIAASFTAISPTAQLVFLVVGPMVDIKLIAMQFGAWGRRFVALFAPLTAVVAVVMGTGVGLLLFGGL is encoded by the coding sequence ATGCTCCTCGCTGTCAACCAGCTGGCCGGACCCGTCGTCACGCTGCCCGGACAGGTGGAGTCCTGGGCGGCGATCACCGTCGCCATTGTGTTGCAGGCCCTCCCCTTCCTGGTGTTGGGCATCATCGTGTCCTCCGTCATCTCCGCCCTGCTGCCGGCGCAGACATTGGGAAGGATCCTGCCGCGTAACCCGCTCACGGCGGTTCCCGTTACCGCGGGCGCCGGCATGCTCCTGCCAGGCTGTGAGTGCGGCTCTGTGCCGGTCGCCCAGTCACTCATGCGTCGCGGAGTTACCCCCGCGGCCGCCCTGGCGTTTCTCCTCGCCAGCCCGGCTATCAACCCCGTCGTCCTCGTGTCCACGGCGGTTGCTTTCCAAGGCAACCCCCGGATGGTGCTCGCCCGCTTCCTCGCATCGATCCTGGCCGCCATCGCCGTCGGCTGGTTGTGGCTGAGTCTGGGACGAGGGCGGCTCGACGCTTCCGCCACCTCACCGGATCCGCACGCTGTTAATTCCGGCAGGTGGGAGGCGTTTCGGGCCACGGCGATGCACGACCTGCTCCATACCGGTGGCTACCTAGTCCTCGGCGCCATGCTCGCCGCGGCCATCAAGGTGCTCGTGCCCGCAGGCTGGTTCGAATACCTGGGCAACAACCCGTGGCTGGCGGTGCTGCTCATGGCGGCCTTGGCCGTGGTTATGAGCCTGTGCTCGGAGGCCGACGCCTTCATCGCCGCGTCGTTTACGGCCATCTCACCGACCGCCCAGCTCGTATTCCTCGTCGTCGGGCCGATGGTGGATATCAAGCTCATCGCCATGCAATTCGGCGCGTGGGGGCGCAGGTTCGTGGCGCTCTTCGCTCCCCTCACGGCCGTGGTGGCCGTGGTGATGGGCACCGGCGTCGGCCTACTGCTCTTCGGCGGGCTATAG
- the rpsO gene encoding 30S ribosomal protein S15: MSVGAQSAERKKEILAEYGLHETDTGSPEAQVALLTDRINNLTEHLKFHKHDHHSRRGLLLLVGRRRGLLKYLAETNIDRYRDLISRLGLRR, encoded by the coding sequence ATGTCCGTGGGAGCACAGAGCGCTGAGCGCAAGAAGGAAATCCTCGCCGAGTACGGCCTGCACGAGACCGACACCGGCTCGCCGGAGGCTCAGGTTGCGCTGCTGACTGACCGCATCAACAACCTCACCGAGCACCTCAAGTTCCACAAGCACGACCACCACTCCCGTCGTGGCCTGCTGCTGCTCGTTGGTCGTCGTCGCGGCCTGCTGAAGTACCTGGCAGAGACCAACATTGATCGCTACCGCGACCTCATCTCCCGCCTGGGTCTGCGCCGCTAG
- the thyX gene encoding FAD-dependent thymidylate synthase, whose protein sequence is MAHAATLNVELLASTAFHAPASVNWRPEESATDAESLVEFAGRACYESFDRPNPRTAPNSAYLHHVMEVGHHALLEHAQATLYIRGLSRAAAGELMRHRHLSFSQLSQRFVHADDAEVVIPDIIAQDEQLRRLFLNAADEARFVYDELLDALETKLADEPNALLRRKQARQAARAVLPNATESRLVVTGNFRAWRHFIAARATEHADVEIRTLAVRCLEILSAQAPTLFSDFQISELSDGTPMAVSTLVSDL, encoded by the coding sequence ATGGCACATGCAGCGACGCTGAACGTCGAGCTCCTGGCGTCGACGGCCTTCCACGCCCCAGCCAGCGTGAACTGGCGGCCGGAGGAATCCGCGACGGACGCCGAGTCCCTGGTGGAGTTCGCCGGCCGGGCGTGTTATGAGTCCTTTGACCGCCCCAACCCGAGGACCGCGCCGAACAGTGCTTATCTCCACCACGTGATGGAGGTTGGTCACCACGCTCTGCTTGAGCACGCTCAGGCGACGCTTTACATTCGCGGTCTATCCCGAGCAGCTGCGGGCGAGCTCATGCGGCACCGGCACCTGTCTTTTTCTCAGCTGTCCCAGCGGTTTGTGCACGCCGACGACGCTGAGGTGGTCATCCCGGACATCATCGCCCAGGACGAGCAACTGCGCCGGCTGTTTCTTAACGCCGCGGACGAGGCCCGATTTGTCTACGATGAGCTCCTCGACGCGTTGGAGACGAAGTTAGCGGACGAGCCGAACGCGTTGTTGCGCCGGAAGCAAGCCCGTCAGGCGGCCCGCGCGGTGTTGCCGAATGCGACGGAGTCGCGCCTGGTAGTAACCGGCAACTTCCGTGCGTGGCGTCACTTCATTGCGGCGCGGGCCACAGAGCACGCCGACGTCGAGATCCGCACCCTCGCAGTGCGCTGCTTGGAGATCCTCAGCGCGCAGGCACCTACGCTGTTCTCGGACTTCCAGATCTCGGAGTTGTCCGATGGGACACCGATGGCTGTGAGCACACTGGTGTCCGACCTATAA
- a CDS encoding polyribonucleotide nucleotidyltransferase produces MSHTVDFEVDEEYGLTSATVTIDNGDFGTRTIRFETGILARQAGGSVTTYLDEDTMILSTTTASKKPREGVDFFPLTVDVEERMYAAGRIPGSFFRREGRPSTNAILAARLIDRPLRPTFVKGLRNEVQVINTVLSIKDTEYYDVVAINGSSAATQLSGLPVSGPVGGVRLALLVDDKHPEGQWVAFPNHDQRERALFEMVVAGRIVKKKRGRRTQADVAVMMVEAGAGETAVAQIKAGAPAPTESVVAEGLEAAKPFIKVLCEAQQKLAKLVGQDTKEFELFPPYTEEALAAVERKASKKLSTLLTLPTKAERDDATNEHMATVVEALSDDFDEDELRAAYNALMKKIVRSKILSEGFRIDGRGVTDLRDLIVEVENVPLAHGSALFERGETQILGVTTLDMLKMEQQIDSLTPEKSKRYIHHYNFPPYSTGETGRVGSPKRREIGHGALAERALTPVIPSREDFPYTIRQVSEALGSNGSTSMGSVCASTLSLYNAGVPLAAPVAGIAMGLVSGEVDGKEKFVALTDILGAEDAFGDMDFKVAGTAEFITALQLDTKLDGIPSKVLAKALDQAKDARLTILNTMADVIGEPDEMSANAPKITSISVPVSKIGEIIGPKGKNINAITEETGANVSIEEDGTVFISASSAEAADAAMERINSIANPQMPKVGERYLGTVVKTVTFGAFVSLAPGRDGLIHISKLGGDERIDKVEDVVNVGDKIQVEIADIDNRGKISLVPVED; encoded by the coding sequence ATGAGCCACACCGTAGATTTCGAAGTTGATGAGGAATACGGACTCACCAGCGCAACCGTGACCATTGATAATGGTGACTTCGGTACCCGCACCATCAGGTTCGAAACCGGGATCCTGGCCCGCCAGGCCGGCGGTTCCGTAACCACCTACCTGGACGAGGACACGATGATCCTCTCCACCACCACCGCATCCAAAAAACCGCGCGAGGGAGTGGACTTTTTCCCGCTGACGGTGGACGTGGAAGAGCGCATGTACGCGGCCGGACGCATTCCGGGTTCCTTCTTCCGTCGGGAGGGACGCCCGTCGACGAATGCGATCCTCGCCGCCCGTCTCATCGATCGCCCGCTGCGCCCCACCTTCGTCAAGGGGCTGCGCAATGAGGTCCAGGTCATCAACACCGTCCTCAGCATCAAGGACACCGAATACTACGACGTCGTTGCCATCAACGGGTCGTCCGCCGCAACGCAACTCTCCGGCCTGCCGGTTTCTGGCCCGGTCGGGGGAGTGCGCTTGGCGCTGCTCGTCGATGATAAGCACCCCGAGGGTCAGTGGGTTGCCTTCCCGAACCATGACCAGCGTGAGCGCGCGCTGTTCGAGATGGTCGTGGCCGGCCGGATCGTGAAGAAGAAGCGTGGCCGTCGCACCCAGGCTGACGTCGCCGTCATGATGGTGGAAGCCGGCGCCGGCGAAACCGCCGTCGCCCAGATCAAGGCCGGCGCTCCGGCGCCGACCGAGAGCGTCGTCGCCGAGGGCCTGGAGGCCGCCAAGCCTTTCATTAAGGTTCTCTGCGAGGCCCAGCAGAAACTCGCGAAGTTGGTCGGCCAAGACACCAAGGAGTTCGAGCTCTTCCCGCCGTACACCGAGGAAGCACTGGCCGCCGTCGAGCGCAAGGCGAGCAAGAAGCTGTCTACGCTGCTGACGCTGCCGACCAAGGCCGAGCGTGACGACGCCACCAACGAGCACATGGCCACGGTCGTGGAGGCGCTGTCCGACGACTTCGATGAGGACGAGCTGCGCGCCGCGTACAACGCGCTGATGAAGAAGATCGTCCGTTCCAAGATTCTCAGCGAGGGCTTCCGCATCGACGGCCGCGGTGTGACCGACCTGCGTGACCTCATCGTCGAGGTGGAGAACGTCCCCCTGGCCCATGGTTCCGCCCTCTTCGAGCGCGGCGAGACCCAGATCCTGGGCGTGACCACGCTGGACATGCTCAAGATGGAGCAGCAGATTGACTCGCTGACCCCGGAGAAGTCGAAGCGCTACATTCACCACTACAACTTCCCGCCGTACTCCACCGGTGAGACCGGCCGGGTGGGCTCCCCGAAGCGGCGCGAGATCGGCCACGGTGCCCTCGCCGAACGGGCGCTGACCCCGGTGATCCCGTCGCGGGAGGATTTCCCCTACACGATTCGCCAGGTTTCTGAGGCGTTGGGCTCCAACGGATCCACGTCGATGGGTTCGGTGTGCGCGTCCACGCTGTCGCTGTACAACGCCGGCGTCCCGCTGGCCGCCCCGGTGGCGGGTATCGCCATGGGCTTGGTCTCCGGGGAGGTCGACGGCAAGGAGAAATTCGTCGCCCTCACCGACATCCTCGGTGCCGAAGACGCCTTCGGTGATATGGACTTCAAGGTTGCCGGTACCGCGGAGTTCATCACCGCCCTGCAGCTGGATACCAAGCTGGACGGCATTCCCTCTAAGGTGCTGGCCAAGGCCCTTGACCAGGCGAAGGACGCCCGCCTGACCATCCTTAACACCATGGCCGACGTCATCGGCGAGCCCGATGAGATGAGTGCCAACGCCCCGAAGATCACGTCGATCTCGGTGCCGGTGTCGAAGATCGGCGAGATCATCGGCCCGAAGGGCAAGAACATCAACGCCATCACTGAAGAGACCGGGGCGAACGTCTCCATCGAGGAAGACGGAACGGTGTTCATTTCCGCGTCCTCCGCGGAGGCGGCTGACGCCGCGATGGAGCGGATCAACTCCATCGCCAACCCGCAGATGCCTAAGGTGGGCGAGCGCTACCTCGGCACCGTGGTCAAGACTGTCACCTTCGGCGCCTTTGTGTCGCTGGCGCCGGGCCGTGACGGCCTCATCCACATTTCCAAGCTCGGCGGCGACGAGCGCATCGACAAGGTCGAAGACGTTGTCAACGTCGGCGACAAGATCCAGGTGGAGATCGCCGACATCGATAACCGCGGCAAGATCTCCCTCGTGCCCGTCGAGGACTAG
- a CDS encoding TIGR03943 family putative permease subunit has product MPRSPVESDESHHPGAHAGHGHHHDVDATGLNTVGGATIILALGVVCVGLAVTGTLNNYLQPYFRPLMVLTGAALIGLAVWTLSTLRRAAHASATSAAASWTPVKVLSRTSALVAVPVLLVLVAAPDPLGAAMVSASSVGGGQLSAAPAALSANDSSGFAPLGEGVTDIGLDELYLRHAFGNPEDLNGKTVTTTGFVTPVQEDTQMFGTFMVARFKIFCCAADAIPVAVIINSAQPAPPTDSWVSVTGVVTTTENSIILNDVTVEPIPAPERPYL; this is encoded by the coding sequence ATGCCACGAAGCCCCGTCGAAAGCGACGAGTCCCACCACCCCGGCGCCCACGCCGGCCACGGGCACCACCACGACGTCGATGCCACAGGACTGAACACCGTCGGCGGCGCCACCATCATTCTGGCGTTGGGCGTGGTGTGCGTCGGCCTCGCCGTTACCGGCACCCTCAATAACTATCTTCAGCCCTACTTCCGCCCCCTCATGGTGCTCACCGGGGCGGCCCTTATCGGGCTTGCTGTTTGGACGCTCTCCACGCTTCGCCGCGCGGCGCACGCGTCAGCCACCTCTGCCGCAGCGTCGTGGACCCCGGTCAAGGTTCTAAGCCGGACCAGCGCGCTAGTGGCCGTGCCGGTGCTGCTCGTGCTTGTGGCCGCCCCCGATCCGCTCGGCGCGGCGATGGTCTCCGCCTCTTCGGTTGGCGGTGGCCAGCTCAGCGCCGCCCCAGCGGCACTGAGTGCCAACGATTCGTCGGGCTTCGCCCCGCTCGGCGAAGGAGTCACTGACATCGGCCTCGATGAGCTCTACCTGCGCCACGCTTTCGGTAATCCCGAAGACCTTAACGGAAAGACAGTGACCACCACCGGCTTCGTTACCCCGGTCCAGGAAGACACGCAGATGTTCGGCACCTTCATGGTCGCGCGCTTCAAGATCTTTTGTTGCGCCGCGGACGCTATCCCCGTCGCCGTCATCATTAACTCGGCTCAACCAGCACCACCAACCGATTCGTGGGTGAGCGTCACCGGTGTCGTCACCACCACCGAGAACTCCATCATCCTTAACGACGTCACCGTCGAGCCCATCCCCGCACCCGAAAGGCCCTACCTGTGA
- the dapA gene encoding 4-hydroxy-tetrahydrodipicolinate synthase: MSTGLTVKNGSEEFGTVCVAMVTPFDQDGALDVAAGRRLAAHLVDNGVDALVLAGTTGESPTTTLTEKLTLLAEVKREVGERARIIAGAGTNNTAASVELARASAEAGADALLVVTPYYSKPSQPGLIEHFTAVAGATDLPVCLYDIPGRAGVEITSDTIRRLAELDTVKAVKDAKGQLGVSAPLIEETGLAWYSGDDPLNLPFLAIGATGFISVVGHAAPQALRQLHTSFEAGDLTRAREINATVIAPLTRAQARLGGATMAKAALRLQGIEVGDPRLPVVGIQDNEVADLRRDMEQAGVL; the protein is encoded by the coding sequence ATGAGTACTGGTTTGACCGTGAAGAACGGAAGCGAAGAATTCGGCACCGTCTGCGTCGCCATGGTCACCCCCTTTGACCAGGATGGGGCGCTCGACGTTGCAGCTGGGCGTCGGCTGGCGGCGCACCTGGTGGACAATGGCGTCGACGCACTGGTACTCGCCGGCACGACCGGCGAGTCACCCACCACCACGCTGACCGAGAAGCTCACGCTGTTGGCGGAGGTCAAGCGCGAGGTGGGCGAGCGGGCTCGAATCATCGCGGGTGCGGGCACGAATAACACCGCTGCCAGCGTTGAGCTGGCCCGAGCGTCGGCGGAAGCCGGAGCGGACGCGCTGCTCGTGGTCACGCCGTACTACTCTAAGCCTTCGCAGCCGGGCCTGATCGAGCACTTCACGGCCGTGGCCGGTGCCACGGATCTCCCAGTGTGCCTGTATGATATTCCGGGTCGTGCTGGAGTGGAGATCACCTCGGACACCATCCGGCGGCTGGCGGAACTTGATACGGTCAAGGCCGTTAAGGACGCCAAGGGCCAACTGGGGGTCTCCGCCCCGCTCATCGAGGAAACGGGTCTGGCCTGGTATTCGGGTGACGATCCGCTGAATCTCCCGTTCTTGGCCATCGGCGCAACCGGCTTCATTTCGGTGGTCGGCCACGCCGCTCCGCAGGCCTTGCGACAATTGCATACGAGTTTTGAGGCCGGCGACCTCACCCGGGCACGGGAAATTAACGCCACTGTCATTGCGCCGCTGACCCGCGCCCAGGCTCGCCTGGGTGGGGCCACGATGGCGAAAGCCGCCCTGCGACTGCAGGGCATTGAGGTAGGAGATCCGCGCCTACCCGTTGTCGGTATTCAGGACAACGAGGTGGCGGACCTCCGCCGCGATATGGAACAAGCTGGAGTCCTTTAA
- the dapB gene encoding 4-hydroxy-tetrahydrodipicolinate reductase, with protein sequence MAIKVGVVGAAGRVGTAVVEGVEAAEDLVLAAAIDKDDALSDLLDAGVEVIVDFTAPSVVMDTLEFCISHGIHCVVGTTGFDDTRYEQVRQWCAANPEVGVLIAPNFAISAVLAMAFAKQAAPYFESAEVVEYHHPNKLDAPSGTAIKTAQGIADARREAGLGAMPDKTESALAGSRGADVDGVAVHAVRMTGMVAHEEIIFGTTDQALTIRQDSFGRTSFVPGVLTGVRGVQQHLGLTVGLDSYLGL encoded by the coding sequence ATGGCCATCAAGGTGGGAGTCGTAGGGGCAGCCGGCCGCGTTGGCACCGCCGTCGTTGAGGGAGTCGAGGCTGCGGAGGATCTCGTCCTGGCCGCCGCGATCGATAAGGACGACGCGCTCAGCGACCTTCTCGACGCCGGCGTAGAGGTCATCGTAGACTTCACCGCCCCGAGCGTGGTCATGGATACGTTGGAGTTTTGCATTTCCCACGGTATTCACTGCGTGGTCGGAACTACGGGGTTCGACGACACTCGTTACGAGCAGGTCCGACAGTGGTGCGCGGCGAACCCGGAGGTGGGCGTGCTCATCGCCCCGAACTTCGCCATCTCGGCGGTGTTGGCGATGGCCTTCGCTAAGCAGGCCGCTCCCTACTTCGAGTCCGCGGAGGTCGTGGAATATCACCACCCGAATAAGCTCGACGCCCCGTCCGGCACCGCCATCAAGACCGCGCAGGGCATTGCCGACGCCCGGCGGGAGGCCGGCCTCGGCGCGATGCCGGATAAGACGGAGTCTGCGCTCGCCGGCTCCCGCGGCGCCGACGTCGACGGCGTCGCCGTGCACGCCGTACGCATGACGGGCATGGTGGCACACGAGGAGATCATCTTCGGTACCACCGACCAGGCACTGACCATCCGCCAGGATTCCTTTGGCCGGACGTCCTTCGTCCCCGGCGTGCTCACCGGTGTGCGTGGAGTGCAGCAACACCTCGGATTGACGGTGGGCTTGGATTCCTACCTGGGTCTTTAG